The following are from one region of the Bacteroidota bacterium genome:
- a CDS encoding Gfo/Idh/MocA family oxidoreductase encodes MNISNKIRFAVIGQGHIGRRHAEMIRRNPDCELIAVCDILPENKTENSSIKEKYYLSAQEMLAAHPEIDIVNICTPNGLHAQHSLLALEAKKHIVCEKPMALSTADCKTVIQKAKETSRQVFCVMQNRYSPPSAWLKDIVSNNIIGNIFMVQLNCYWNRDERYYLPAGQTDKTNTWKGKQNLDGGTLFTQFSHFIDVMFWLFGDIRDIQAKFNDFTHTELTEFEDSGLVSFNFVNGGMGSINYSTAVWDTNLESSLTIIGSNGSVKVGGQYMDKVEYCHIKNYKMPTLPPTSPPNDYGSYKGSANNHHLIIQNVIDTLSGKAVSTTTPEEGLRVVDIIERIYSLRKDNRKS; translated from the coding sequence ATGAACATATCCAACAAAATACGTTTTGCAGTAATCGGCCAGGGCCATATTGGCAGAAGGCATGCGGAAATGATTCGAAGGAACCCCGATTGTGAGTTGATAGCCGTCTGTGATATTTTACCAGAAAACAAGACAGAAAATTCTTCTATAAAAGAAAAATATTATTTATCGGCCCAGGAAATGCTTGCAGCTCACCCGGAGATAGATATTGTAAATATTTGTACGCCTAATGGTTTACATGCACAACATTCACTCCTGGCGCTTGAAGCAAAAAAACATATTGTATGCGAAAAGCCAATGGCACTTTCAACAGCTGACTGTAAAACTGTTATTCAAAAAGCGAAAGAAACATCCCGACAGGTTTTTTGTGTAATGCAAAACCGCTATTCTCCCCCTTCTGCCTGGTTAAAAGATATAGTAAGCAACAACATTATCGGAAATATTTTCATGGTACAGCTTAATTGTTACTGGAACAGGGATGAACGCTACTACCTCCCCGCCGGGCAGACAGATAAAACAAATACATGGAAAGGGAAACAAAATCTTGACGGCGGAACTCTATTCACGCAATTTTCACATTTCATTGATGTCATGTTCTGGTTGTTTGGGGACATCAGGGACATTCAGGCCAAATTCAATGACTTTACACATACTGAACTTACTGAGTTTGAGGATAGCGGTTTAGTCAGCTTCAACTTTGTAAATGGTGGCATGGGCAGTATCAACTATTCGACTGCAGTATGGGACACAAACCTCGAAAGCAGCCTCACTATCATTGGAAGTAACGGAAGCGTGAAGGTTGGCGGACAATACATGGATAAAGTGGAGTATTGCCACATAAAAAATTACAAAATGCCCACCCTTCCTCCAACCAGCCCGCCTAACGATTACGGAAGTTATAAAGGCTCCGCTAATAATCATCACCTGATCATTCAGAATGTAATTGATACATTATCAGGAAAAGCTGTAAGCACAACCACTCCCGAAGAAGGTCTTC
- a CDS encoding TonB-dependent receptor, whose product MRSLIYTIKLFLATLFILADCPDFAQTFTQTMRGRIIDADSKAPLTGANVIVTGIDTFLGAAADVEGRFRISGVPVGRRSIKASFIGYEDVILNNIIVSTGKEVILQIELREIMITTKEAEVVYERDKTRANNDLVTLSARNFQSEETDRYAGSRGDPSRMVANYAGVSTGNDAQNNIIVRGNSPLGVLWRLEGVNIPNPNHFSTQGATGGPVSMLNNNILANSDFLTGAFPAEYGDKNAAVFDLKLRNGNNERLEFTGQMGINGFEGGIEGPISKKTGSSFLVNYRYSTLEVFNALGIRFGVSGIPQYQDLCFKFNFPTTKAGVFSFWGLAGKSKIQLLDSQKDSTDWSFTQKGEDLVFGSSMGALGFNHLYFFNSKISGKLSLSTSGNQLNITVDTLAKNSAKFRTYNNTSADGQFHINYTLTDKINAGHLIKIGATYSGLLFDYYDYFYSNQNKQYETRLNNDGRAGLIQSFIHWQYRISENITFNNGVHYQIFLLNNTQAIEPRLGVRWQANKKNVLGAGAGLHSQTQPLMYYFYRSFIPATQNYVQTNKDIDLSRSLHFVLSYDHSFTKDFRFKFETYYQNLYNIPVEIYRPTSFSMINVGNSLDGLPLVDSLGNSGTGKNYGAEFTIEKFFNKHYYFLSTLTLYRSKYAGSDNIEHNTAFSGGYVYNALGGIEFPLGKGNKVLAFDAKVTFAGGNRYTPIDLNTSIARHEAVYIDKQAYSKQLKAYERIDVKVSFKINQRRVTQTIYINVENVLNRKNVLRQVYNSEKHEVLSEYQLGLFPYGGFRIEF is encoded by the coding sequence ATGCGATCGCTCATATATACAATTAAATTATTCCTTGCTACACTATTTATCCTGGCAGACTGTCCGGATTTTGCGCAGACATTCACACAAACCATGCGTGGCCGTATCATTGATGCCGATTCAAAAGCTCCATTGACGGGAGCCAATGTAATTGTAACCGGCATTGACACCTTCCTTGGCGCCGCAGCGGATGTTGAAGGAAGATTCAGGATAAGCGGAGTTCCTGTTGGACGTCGCTCAATAAAAGCTTCATTTATCGGATACGAGGATGTTATTTTAAACAACATTATTGTATCAACCGGTAAAGAAGTTATTTTACAAATAGAACTCCGTGAAATAATGATCACCACAAAAGAAGCGGAAGTGGTTTATGAACGGGATAAAACCAGGGCGAACAACGACCTCGTAACGCTCAGTGCACGCAACTTTCAAAGTGAAGAAACCGACCGTTATGCAGGAAGTCGCGGTGACCCAAGCCGGATGGTAGCTAACTATGCAGGAGTTTCAACCGGGAATGACGCTCAAAACAATATTATAGTTCGTGGAAATTCTCCTTTAGGTGTTTTATGGAGATTAGAGGGTGTTAACATACCGAACCCAAATCACTTTTCAACACAGGGTGCTACGGGTGGACCGGTCAGTATGCTCAACAATAACATTTTGGCAAATTCCGATTTCCTGACAGGAGCCTTTCCTGCTGAATACGGAGATAAGAATGCCGCCGTATTTGACCTGAAATTGCGAAACGGAAACAACGAACGCCTTGAGTTTACCGGGCAAATGGGCATAAATGGATTTGAGGGAGGCATTGAAGGACCTATATCAAAAAAAACAGGAAGTTCTTTTCTTGTCAATTATCGCTATTCAACACTCGAAGTATTCAATGCTTTAGGTATTCGCTTTGGTGTTTCCGGCATTCCGCAATACCAGGATCTGTGCTTTAAATTCAATTTCCCTACAACAAAAGCAGGTGTCTTTTCGTTCTGGGGACTGGCCGGAAAAAGTAAAATCCAGTTACTTGACAGTCAGAAAGATTCAACAGATTGGTCGTTCACACAAAAAGGTGAAGATCTCGTGTTCGGATCATCAATGGGTGCACTTGGATTTAATCACCTCTATTTTTTTAACAGTAAAATATCAGGCAAACTTTCCTTATCAACTTCCGGAAACCAGCTAAATATTACAGTAGATACGCTCGCCAAAAACTCAGCTAAATTCAGAACGTACAACAATACCTCTGCTGATGGACAATTTCATATTAACTACACACTCACAGATAAAATAAATGCAGGGCATCTCATAAAAATCGGCGCCACCTATAGCGGATTGCTATTTGACTATTATGATTATTTCTATTCCAACCAAAACAAGCAATACGAAACCCGACTTAACAATGATGGGCGGGCGGGGCTCATCCAGAGTTTTATTCATTGGCAATACAGGATAAGTGAGAATATTACATTCAACAATGGGGTTCACTATCAGATTTTTTTATTAAACAATACACAGGCAATTGAACCACGCCTGGGTGTACGCTGGCAGGCAAATAAAAAAAATGTATTAGGTGCCGGGGCCGGACTTCACAGCCAGACACAACCCCTCATGTATTATTTTTACAGATCATTTATCCCCGCGACACAAAACTATGTACAAACGAATAAAGATATTGACCTGAGCCGAAGTCTGCATTTTGTATTATCATACGATCATAGTTTTACAAAAGATTTCCGCTTCAAATTCGAAACATATTATCAAAACCTGTATAATATACCGGTTGAAATATACAGACCTACTTCCTTCTCTATGATCAATGTTGGCAACAGTCTTGATGGCCTGCCGCTTGTCGACAGCCTTGGTAACAGTGGGACAGGAAAAAATTACGGAGCAGAATTCACGATCGAAAAATTCTTTAATAAACACTATTATTTTTTAAGTACACTTACTTTATACCGGTCGAAATATGCGGGCAGTGATAACATTGAGCACAATACAGCTTTTAGCGGTGGCTATGTATACAACGCATTAGGCGGCATAGAATTTCCGCTTGGCAAGGGCAACAAAGTTTTAGCGTTTGACGCGAAAGTGACTTTTGCGGGCGGGAACCGGTATACGCCTATTGACCTGAATACTTCAATTGCCCGTCATGAAGCTGTGTATATTGACAAACAGGCCTATTCGAAACAGCTGAAAGCTTATGAGCGGATTGATGTAAAAGTTTCCTTCAAAATAAACCAACGTCGTGTTACTCAAACAATATATATAAATGTTGAAAATGTATTAAATCGCAAGAATGTGCTGCGCCAGGTATATAATAGTGAGAAACATGAAGTTTTAAGTGAGTACCAGTTAGGCTTATTTCCTTACGGAGGTTTCAGAATTGAATTCTAA
- a CDS encoding N-acetyltransferase: MEKQYFAHPTAVIDEGCKIGKGVKIWHFSHIMPDCVIGENCNIGQNVVVSGQVVLGKNVKVQNNVSIYSGVTCADDVFLGPSMVFTNVTNPRSAVNRRGLYSKTHVGKGASIGANATIVCGHDIGEFAFIGAGAVVTKNVPPYALVVGNPARQNGWMSEYGHKLAFGKDGIAICPESKEKYKLENGGVQKIK, from the coding sequence ATGGAAAAACAATATTTCGCCCACCCGACCGCTGTAATTGACGAAGGCTGTAAAATTGGCAAAGGTGTCAAAATATGGCATTTTTCGCATATAATGCCAGATTGTGTTATTGGGGAAAATTGTAATATAGGGCAGAACGTAGTTGTGTCGGGGCAAGTTGTATTAGGTAAAAATGTGAAAGTACAGAATAACGTTTCAATTTATTCAGGTGTAACCTGTGCCGATGATGTGTTTTTGGGCCCTTCAATGGTGTTTACCAATGTTACCAATCCGCGCAGCGCGGTTAACAGGCGGGGATTGTATTCAAAAACACATGTGGGTAAAGGCGCTTCAATTGGCGCAAATGCAACAATTGTTTGTGGTCATGATATTGGAGAATTCGCGTTTATAGGAGCAGGCGCAGTTGTAACAAAAAATGTTCCTCCTTATGCATTGGTTGTAGGGAATCCTGCCCGGCAAAACGGATGGATGAGTGAATACGGACATAAACTGGCATTTGGAAAGGATGGAATTGCGATTTGCCCTGAGAGCAAAGAAAAATATAAATTAGAGAACGGAGGCGTACAAAAAATAAAATGA
- a CDS encoding menaquinone biosynthesis protein — protein MSLIRVSAVSYLNSKPFIYGLERSDILKEIQLSIDSPAKCARKLLNNEVDIGLVPVAILPKLSNYEIISDYCIGAIGPVTSVKLYSQTPLKDIKSILLDYQSYTSVALTQILAKHFWHIDPQWIQAEEGFEQEISGTVAGVVIGDRTFELNDKFGYQYDLPEEWRLFTGLPFVFACWVTTKKLPIDFINRFNNALTKGIEAISVLSEEIRKAGKYNIDVQKYLSQNISYKLDGEKHQGLELFLNYLSQK, from the coding sequence ATGTCACTTATCCGTGTTTCGGCCGTATCTTATTTAAATTCAAAACCTTTTATATACGGACTTGAGCGATCGGACATATTAAAAGAGATTCAACTAAGTATTGATAGCCCTGCTAAATGCGCGCGAAAGCTGTTAAATAATGAAGTGGATATCGGACTTGTGCCGGTTGCAATTTTACCTAAACTAAGCAACTATGAAATTATTAGTGATTACTGTATTGGCGCTATTGGCCCCGTAACCTCGGTTAAATTATATTCTCAGACTCCGTTAAAAGATATTAAAAGTATTTTACTTGATTATCAATCTTACACATCGGTCGCCCTTACACAAATTTTAGCGAAGCATTTTTGGCACATTGACCCTCAATGGATACAGGCGGAAGAAGGTTTTGAACAGGAGATATCCGGTACGGTAGCTGGTGTTGTAATTGGCGACCGGACCTTTGAGCTGAATGATAAATTCGGGTATCAATATGATTTGCCGGAAGAGTGGCGTTTATTTACCGGTTTGCCCTTTGTGTTTGCATGTTGGGTGACAACTAAAAAACTGCCCATTGATTTTATTAATCGTTTTAATAATGCTTTGACAAAAGGCATTGAAGCAATAAGTGTTCTGTCGGAAGAAATACGTAAAGCGGGTAAGTATAATATTGATGTGCAAAAATACCTGAGCCAAAATATAAGTTATAAGCTTGATGGAGAAAAGCATCAAGGATTGGAACTTTTCTTAAATTATTTATCACAAAAATAG